The Methanotorris formicicus Mc-S-70 genome segment AGGTTAATGATTTGGGGTCTATAGAATATGCATTTTTTCCACATTTGGGGTATGAAACACATGTTCTTGATACCTCATTTGCCCTATACTATAACAACCAAATAAAATGGCACTGGGATTATAGTTGGGATGTTAGTCAAAGTTATCTAAAAGATACCAACATACTAAAAACAACCTATGAAAATGACGACTTCTTAATATACTCCAAGGATTGCGTGTCCATATCCCACAACCTTATTGTTAAACATCTTTCTATAATAAATAAAACCAATTCAGAAAAGGATGTAAAATTATTTTTTTATGAAAATCTGAGGATAGGTGAGGCACCAAGTAAAAACACTGTAAAATTTGTCAAAGAAAAAAACTGCCTAATCAAATACGACAAAAATTATGTTTTTTGTATAGGGAGTGACAGGGAAATAACATCCTACCAATGCGGAATTAAATACTCTGAGAGTAGTGCTTTGAGGGATATCGAAAATGGTATGTTGAAAGAACAGAACTCTGCCACAGGATTAATTACAGATAGTGCTCTTTCCTGGGAATTTAAAATTAAACCTGACCAAAAATATACACTCTCAGTGCTTATACTCCCTGAAAAGTATGATGGCGACTATAACAAAATCTTAAACCTAATGGACACCTTACACATGGCAAAAAACAATCTCAAAGACCTATACAACCTCACAAGAAACTTTTGGAAAAGTAGAATAGACCGTATGATAAATAAGTGGGGAATTTTAAAGGTGGAGGAATACAAGAAATATATAGAAATATGCAAAAGATCCCTATTAACCTTACTACTTCTTTGTGATTACAAAGGAGGTATAATTGCTTCTCCTTCATTATATCCTGATTATAGGTATGTCTGGTGTAGGGATGCAGGATATATGGCAGTTGCCTTGGATTTGTGTGGGCAACATGAAATGAGTGAAAAGTACTTTGAGTGGTGCAAGACAACACAAAACAGTGACGGTTCCTGGGTTCAAAATTACTATGTGGAAGGATATCCAAGATTCACAGCGATCCAAATAGACCAGGTGGGTACAACCATTTGGGCACTTCTTGTGCATTATAGAATAACTGGGGACGGACATTTTTTAAGAAGAAATTGGGAAATGGTAAAAAGAGCAGGGGATTATTTGAGTAAAGTTGCTAACAAATTAATACCATGCTATGACTTATGGGAGGAAAAGTTTGGGGTTTTTGCATATACACTTGGAGCAATATATGGGGGTCTGAAATCAGGTTATTTGATTGGAAAAGAACTTGACAAAGAAGAAGAAATACAACATTGGAAAAAGAGTATGGATTTTCTTAAAGATGTGGTAAATAACCTCTACTTAAAAGATGAAGGGAGATTTGCAAAATCAATAAAACCATTGGATGAATCCATAGATACGAGCATCTTGGGGTTAAGTTTTCCATATGGACTTGTGCCAGTTGATGACCCAAGAATGATATCGACTGCAAATCAGATTGAAAAAGCCTTTAACTACAAAATTGGTGGCATTGGTAGGTATCCTGAGGATATATACTTTGGAGGAAATCCTTGGATAATAACCACATTGTGGCTTTATATGTATTATAAAAAGTTAGTTGATGTGTTATCAAAAAAGGGGAAATTCCAAAAATCTACAATAGATAACTACAACAAAAAATGCAACAACTTACTTAAATGGGTTTTAAAGCATCAATTCAATGGTATGTTTCCAGAACAAGTCCATAAAGATTTAGGGATTCCAGTATCTGCAATTCCTCTTGGCTGGTCACATGCTATGGTTATAATGGCTATTCATAGTGATTATGACATCTTAATACCATAACAAAAAAAGTGATACCATGTTAGTTTCTTTTAACTTTGAAGTGCACCAACCCCGCAGGTTAAAAAAAGATATGAAAAAAGATAGTGAAGATTTGTGGGAGAGATATGTTGATGATGAATTAAACAGGGAGATCTTCAATAGAGTCGCCAACAAATGCTACATACCAGCAAATAGAATAATATTGGATTTGATAGACAACTATGACATCAAGATATCATATAGCATAACAGGGGTGTTTTTAGAGCAATCTATGGCATTTAATGATGAAGTTTTAGACCTTTTCAAAGATTTGGTGAAAACAGGAAACGTAGAACTAATCGGAGAGACCTATTACCACTCCCTCTCAAGTCTTTTTGAAAATCATGAGGAATTTATAGAAGAAATAAAATTACATAAAAAAACCATTAAAGAACTTTTTGGATATAAGGTGAGAGTATTTAGGAACACAGAACTAATCTATCACAACAAAATAGCAGAGACTATCAAAGAATTGGGTTTTGATGGCATATTCACAGAGGGTACTGAGAGGGTTCTTGAGTGGAGGTCGCCAAATTATGTTTATGATGCACTTTGTGGATTAAAAGTTCTTTTAAGGAATTATAGACTAAGTGATGATATTGGGTTTAGATTCTCTTGCCAAGATTGGGAGGAGTATCCATTAACGGCAGATAAATATGCATCATGGCTTTCAAGAACTCCAGGGGATTGCATAAATATTTATATGGATTACGAAACCTTTGGGGAGCATCAATGGAGAGAAACAGGTATATTTGAGTTCCTAAAACATCTTCCCCAAGAAATTGAGAAATATGAGCATTTGCAGTTTGCAACACCATCAGAAATACTAAAAAAATGCAAACCAAAGGGAAAAATTGATGTTTTTGAATTTTCAACGATTTCTTGGGCAGACACTGAAAGAGACGTAAGTGCATGGCTTGGGAATAGAATGCAGAAAATTTCATTTGAAAAGTTAAAGGAGATTGGAAAATACATAAAAGAACATAAAGAATCCATAAAAAATTTTGAAGAGATATATAAAATATACAAAATTCTACAAACAAGTGACAACTTCTACTACATGTGTACAAAAGGTTTCAGTGATATGGATGTGCATTCCTACTTTAGTCATTTTGAAACTCCATTTGATGCCTATGCATCCTATCTAAACATTTTATATGATTTTGAAAGTTACATCGTTACAAATCAAAAATTGAATGGTTATACTTATCTTCCTTGAATATGGAGGGGACATCATGAATGTTTTAATAGACGCATCCAACAAAAAATATGAGATCATTGAAAAGGAGTTCCTACCATTAAATTGGGGGATATATTGGCATAAAAAGTTTGAAACATGGAAATATGATGTATATGATGAAAAAAACGTATTTTGCTTTGGTAGGGGAGTTTTACCAGTTGTTGGGGGACATAGATTGATATTTTCATTTAGATCTCCACTCTGGGATGGATTCTATTTTTCCGCTATGGGAGGGGCAGGATACGTTTTTAAGGATACGGGGTTAAATAACGTTGCTATGATAGGAAAATGTGAAAATCCAAGTTTGTTAGTATTGAATGGGGAAGAAGATTCCTTAAAAATAGACTTTTTAGAAGTTAAGGAGAATTTCAATAGCGTATATGAATTAAGTGAATATATATTGGATTTATTCAAAGAAAAGAATTTTAGGGCATTTGTTGTAGGTCCTGCAGCTATTAAAACAAATATGGGGGCAATTTTCTCCCAAACTGTAAGAAATGGGAAATTTATAGAGGGTTCAGAGGATTGGGCAGCGAGGGGAGGTGGAGGTTCTGTTCTCTATAGGGCACATAACATATTGGGCGTTGTATTCTATGGAAAACCAAAAAAGGAGAAGAATTTAAAGCACATTGTTGAGGAGCATTACAAAAAACCATATTCAAAGGTTATACTTGAAAATACAAAAAAATACAGATATCATGAAGAAACAAAAACAGGGGGAACACTTGGAAACAACTACTATATAATAAGGGACTTAACCCCAATATTCAATTGGAGAACACCATACATAAGTAGGGAAGATAGGGTTATGTTTCTTAGAAAGATCTTAGAATTCATTGTAAATAGATTCAACAGAGAATCAATAGAACCAAGGAAATGGACTAATTGTGGAGAACCATGCCCAGTTTTATGCAAAAAGTATAGGAGGGGTTTAAAGGCAGATTATGAACCTTATGAGTCCAATGGACCTTTGATTGGAGTATTTGATATCTATGCCGCGGATAAGGTTGTTCATACAGTAGATTCCTTAGGATTTGATGCCATAGAGTTTGGAAACCTTTGTGCATGGGTTTTTGAACTTTTAGATGTTGGTTTGTTAAAACCAGAGGAGGTTGGTATAGAAAAGGTGATTTTTGATGTAGATAGATTTAAAGATGATGAGGAAATATTAAAAAACTCAAACCACAATGCAGAGCAGGCTGTAAAATTGGCCAATATCGTAGCATATAATAAAAATGAGATTGGAAAAATCCTATCCCTTGGAAAAAGAAAGGCATCCAAAATATTCAATGAGAAATTTAAGGATAGAATAAAGGACAAAAAATTCAACGACTATGCTGTTTATGTTCCATTTGGGGAAAATGGAGAGATATCTCCAACCATGTATTGGGCAATTGGAAACTTTATGCCATATCTTATACAGGGTAAGTATCTAACCTACTATGAATCAGGAGTATTCTTAGAACCAGAAGAACTTGCTGAGCGTAGTGTAGAGAGGATTATTGAAGAGATTACCTTAGAAAATCTTGGAATTTGTAGGTTTCAGAGGAAATGGATATCCCCGATTGTTGATAAACTTTTAAAGGAAGTTTGCAGTATCGATTTAAAATCTGCAATAGATGAATTAATTAAAGATATTTACGAGTATGATAAAAAATTGGGCTATCCTACACTTGAAAGTGAAAGGGTTAAAGATTTGATAATTTATGGATCTCGTGAGTTTGAGAATGAAAAATGGGCAAAGGAATTTGAAAAAGATAGAGAGAAAAAACTTAAAGAGTATATAAAAAGAGTGTTGGACAGATACAGTGAACTTCTTGGAATAGATTGGAAATAAATTTTTATTTGTATATTTTTTCAGCGTACTCCTTTACCATCCTCTCTGCGTCAAAGTATTCAACAATGTGGTTGACACAGTTTGCAACCTTTTCCCACCAAGCATCGGTATCATACATCTTAGATGCCTTTTCCAATTCCCTATACATACAATCCGCTTCATAGGCATCGTTAATATTTATTCCATCACCAATAGTAAAACTGTCATCTGGATACATCTCAACCCATTCTACATGCCAGCCATCCAATGTACTCATGTGTATTGAGCCGTTCATCGATGCCGTCATTCCAGATGTTCCTGAGGCTTCACAAGGTTTTCTTGGTGTATTTAACCAAATATCAGAGCCCATCTTTAGCAACTTACTCAACTTTAACTCATATCCAGTGAGTATGGCGGCATTTTTCATTTCCCTTGTTTTTGATACTATCCAGTTAAAGGTCATCTGTCCTTGTGAATCGTTTGGATGTGGTTTTCCAGCCCAAATTATTTGCATCTTGTTACTTTCTAACAACTTTCTTAATCTTTTTTCATCATACAACGGCAAATAAGGTCTCTTATACTCCACAAATCTCCTTGCCCACACAACGGTCATTATATTTGGATCAAAAATTTTTCCTGTCTGGTCTGCAACTTCCTCAAAAAGCATTTTTTTCAATTCCATTTTTCTCTCTCTCAATTTATCATAGTCGTAATTTTCCGCAGATTCTTTTATAATCTTGTCCTGCCAATAATACCTATCTTGAGCGTTTGTGATACTGATGATTTCACATTTGTCTTTTACCCAACTCCACATTTGTTCTACAGTTTTTTTATGTTGTTTAGAAACTGCATTTGCTCTTTTAGACATTCTTAATGCTGCAACGGTTAGATTAAATGGATTCCCCCCTAATTTTTCAGCAATTTTGATATCCACATTGCCGAAAAATCCCATGTTTTTGAGTAAATTTACATCCTGTGTTTCATTGCCTTCAGGCATTGGTGTGTGGGTTGTGAAAACCAAATGCTCCCTAACATAATCCAAACCATAATCTTCAAGCATTTTAAATGCAAGTGGTAACCCATGAGGCTCATTTAGGTGGAATAATTTGACATTTTCACATTCCTTAATAACCTTATACCCCCCAATTCCAAGGACTATTTCTTGGGCAATGTGTGTTAAGTTATTACTATCGTATAAATGATGGGATATTGTCCTTGAGAGGTAGTCATTTTCAGGAATGTCTGTTGTTAAAAAATATATTGGGCAAGTACCAAAAACATCTTCTTCAAGTTTGTAGACTTTAACCCAGACAGTGGCTCCATTTATAGTCACTGGGACTTTTAAGTCAATATCTGTCAAAAAATCATAATATTTTCTTACGTACTCTACTTTCATCCTTCCTTCCATATCTCTAACTTGGTCGTAATATCCATAACTCCAAAGTATGGAAACCCCAACCAAAGGCATATTTAATCTTTTAGCGGTTCTAAAATGAGAACCTGCTAAAAATCCCAGCCCCCCAGCGTATGTTTTTAATGGCTGATCTATGGCAAATTCCATGCAAAAATAAGCAGTCGATTTCATGCAGTTCAACCCCAAGTGATATTTTTATAATTTTTTATTTTTTATTTTTGCATAAATATATATATTTTGCAGTTTAAAATAATGATATACAATTTTTATAAAATTTAGATTTAAAATAATTTAAATGTGGGGTATTATGGGAAAAAATAAAATAAGTAAAAAAGATGTAATAGTGCCACTCGATGTTCCAGAATCTGCAAGAAAAAAGTACATAGAGAATTACTTAGAACTTACAAAAAATACTGGTAGGGTAATGTTGTTTGCTGGAGATCAGAAGATGGAACATCTAAACGATGACTTCTATGGGGAGGGAATAGCAAAAGATGACGCTGACCCTGAACATCTCTTTAGAATTGCCAGTAAAGCAAAAATTGGGGCATTTGCCACCCAATTAGGATTGATAGCGAGATATGGAATGGATTATAGGAAAGTACCGTATGTTGTTAAAATAAATTCAAAAACCAACCTGGTTAAA includes the following:
- a CDS encoding aldehyde ferredoxin oxidoreductase C-terminal domain-containing protein; the encoded protein is MNVLIDASNKKYEIIEKEFLPLNWGIYWHKKFETWKYDVYDEKNVFCFGRGVLPVVGGHRLIFSFRSPLWDGFYFSAMGGAGYVFKDTGLNNVAMIGKCENPSLLVLNGEEDSLKIDFLEVKENFNSVYELSEYILDLFKEKNFRAFVVGPAAIKTNMGAIFSQTVRNGKFIEGSEDWAARGGGGSVLYRAHNILGVVFYGKPKKEKNLKHIVEEHYKKPYSKVILENTKKYRYHEETKTGGTLGNNYYIIRDLTPIFNWRTPYISREDRVMFLRKILEFIVNRFNRESIEPRKWTNCGEPCPVLCKKYRRGLKADYEPYESNGPLIGVFDIYAADKVVHTVDSLGFDAIEFGNLCAWVFELLDVGLLKPEEVGIEKVIFDVDRFKDDEEILKNSNHNAEQAVKLANIVAYNKNEIGKILSLGKRKASKIFNEKFKDRIKDKKFNDYAVYVPFGENGEISPTMYWAIGNFMPYLIQGKYLTYYESGVFLEPEELAERSVERIIEEITLENLGICRFQRKWISPIVDKLLKEVCSIDLKSAIDELIKDIYEYDKKLGYPTLESERVKDLIIYGSREFENEKWAKEFEKDREKKLKEYIKRVLDRYSELLGIDWK
- a CDS encoding glycoside hydrolase family 15 protein, translated to MSGIIGNGNLLAKVNDLGSIEYAFFPHLGYETHVLDTSFALYYNNQIKWHWDYSWDVSQSYLKDTNILKTTYENDDFLIYSKDCVSISHNLIVKHLSIINKTNSEKDVKLFFYENLRIGEAPSKNTVKFVKEKNCLIKYDKNYVFCIGSDREITSYQCGIKYSESSALRDIENGMLKEQNSATGLITDSALSWEFKIKPDQKYTLSVLILPEKYDGDYNKILNLMDTLHMAKNNLKDLYNLTRNFWKSRIDRMINKWGILKVEEYKKYIEICKRSLLTLLLLCDYKGGIIASPSLYPDYRYVWCRDAGYMAVALDLCGQHEMSEKYFEWCKTTQNSDGSWVQNYYVEGYPRFTAIQIDQVGTTIWALLVHYRITGDGHFLRRNWEMVKRAGDYLSKVANKLIPCYDLWEEKFGVFAYTLGAIYGGLKSGYLIGKELDKEEEIQHWKKSMDFLKDVVNNLYLKDEGRFAKSIKPLDESIDTSILGLSFPYGLVPVDDPRMISTANQIEKAFNYKIGGIGRYPEDIYFGGNPWIITTLWLYMYYKKLVDVLSKKGKFQKSTIDNYNKKCNNLLKWVLKHQFNGMFPEQVHKDLGIPVSAIPLGWSHAMVIMAIHSDYDILIP
- a CDS encoding glycoside hydrolase family 57 protein — translated: MLVSFNFEVHQPRRLKKDMKKDSEDLWERYVDDELNREIFNRVANKCYIPANRIILDLIDNYDIKISYSITGVFLEQSMAFNDEVLDLFKDLVKTGNVELIGETYYHSLSSLFENHEEFIEEIKLHKKTIKELFGYKVRVFRNTELIYHNKIAETIKELGFDGIFTEGTERVLEWRSPNYVYDALCGLKVLLRNYRLSDDIGFRFSCQDWEEYPLTADKYASWLSRTPGDCINIYMDYETFGEHQWRETGIFEFLKHLPQEIEKYEHLQFATPSEILKKCKPKGKIDVFEFSTISWADTERDVSAWLGNRMQKISFEKLKEIGKYIKEHKESIKNFEEIYKIYKILQTSDNFYYMCTKGFSDMDVHSYFSHFETPFDAYASYLNILYDFESYIVTNQKLNGYTYLP
- the glgP gene encoding alpha-glucan family phosphorylase, with the translated sequence MKSTAYFCMEFAIDQPLKTYAGGLGFLAGSHFRTAKRLNMPLVGVSILWSYGYYDQVRDMEGRMKVEYVRKYYDFLTDIDLKVPVTINGATVWVKVYKLEEDVFGTCPIYFLTTDIPENDYLSRTISHHLYDSNNLTHIAQEIVLGIGGYKVIKECENVKLFHLNEPHGLPLAFKMLEDYGLDYVREHLVFTTHTPMPEGNETQDVNLLKNMGFFGNVDIKIAEKLGGNPFNLTVAALRMSKRANAVSKQHKKTVEQMWSWVKDKCEIISITNAQDRYYWQDKIIKESAENYDYDKLRERKMELKKMLFEEVADQTGKIFDPNIMTVVWARRFVEYKRPYLPLYDEKRLRKLLESNKMQIIWAGKPHPNDSQGQMTFNWIVSKTREMKNAAILTGYELKLSKLLKMGSDIWLNTPRKPCEASGTSGMTASMNGSIHMSTLDGWHVEWVEMYPDDSFTIGDGININDAYEADCMYRELEKASKMYDTDAWWEKVANCVNHIVEYFDAERMVKEYAEKIYK